In a single window of the Rhinoraja longicauda isolate Sanriku21f chromosome 10, sRhiLon1.1, whole genome shotgun sequence genome:
- the LOC144597723 gene encoding EEF1A lysine methyltransferase 3-like, translated as MMAETKERPCEDLPKEDLEDYFPSYLMKTFQFCGHQVKICRYIGENLGVSSFVWECALTLCQFFEQEKISFSGQSVIELGSGTGIVGILATLLGGQVTLTDQPHVLKQIKYNLSINLAASGGYSATVRTLSWGVDHTLFLDDYDVILGSDIIYYPKDYPILLQTLRHLSKKRTAVYLSTEIRGCKATQTFHNELIPQYFNSEIVHKKEISNINIYKLTLRSEEAWEGPSMQGKPE; from the exons ATGATGGCTGAGACCAAGGAGCGGCCCTGTGAAGATCTCCCTAAGGAAGACCTTGAGGACTATTTTCCATCCTACCTGATGAAGACCTTTCAGTTTTGTGGTCATCAAGTGAAGATTTGTCGGTACATTGGTGAAAATCTTGGTGTCTCGTCTTTTGTTTGGGAATGT GCCCTCACACTCTGCCAGTTCTTTGAGCAAGAGAAGATTAGTTTCTCGGGACAGAGCGTGATAGAGCTGGGATCAGGCACCGGGATCGTGGGGATTCTGGCAACTCTGCTGG GTGGCCAAGTAACGCTGACTGACCAGCCCCATGTTTTGAAGCAAATCAAATACAACCTTTCCATCAATCTTGCTGCTTCGGGAGGATACTCTGCCACAGTCCGAACCCTTTCTTGGGGCGTTGACCACACGCTCTTCCTCGACGACTATGACGTGATTTTGGGTTCAGATATAATCTACTACCCAAAAGATTACCCCATCCTGCTGCAGACACTGCGACACCTCAGCAAGAAGAGAACGGCCGTTTACCTGTCGACCGAGATAAGGGGATGCAAAGCAACTCAGACGTTCCACAACGAGCTTATCCCTCAGTACTTCAACAGTGAAATCGTGCACAAAAAAGAAATATCCAATATCAACATCTACAAGTTGACATTGCGCAGCGAGGAAGCTTGGGAAGGACCCTCAATGCAGGGGAAGCCAGAGTGA